The proteins below come from a single Phocoena sinus isolate mPhoSin1 chromosome 2, mPhoSin1.pri, whole genome shotgun sequence genomic window:
- the TEX22 gene encoding testis-expressed protein 22 → MEDNFSTDGGAVGGMVQASVGQLCPARTGQQPEGHDLRGNGPQHPGGRPVHGKAGQVCEPQGSRPPSRRWNVSIDERWRLAVLGGGERPGLAGATLSYRDLAQIVAQLVSQDEDKDVLFPHPPRSAKSSSAFQAFLVRSAPFWHNVTLEAQASRSPPS, encoded by the exons atggaagacaatttctCCACCGACGGGGGGGCCGTGGGGGgcatggttcaggca AGTGTGGGCCAGCTCTGCCCGGCCAGGACCGGGCAGCAGCCGGAGGGCCACGACCTCCGCGGTAATGGCCCCCAGCATCCAGGGGGCCGACCCGTGCATGGGAAGGCAGGGCAG GTGTGCGAGCCGCAGGGGAGCAGGCCCCCGAGCCGCCGCTGGAACGTCAGCATAGACGAGCGCTGGAGGCTGGCCGTGCTGGGTGGCGGCGAGAGGCCGGGCCTCGCCGGGGCGACCCTCTCCTACAGG GACCTCGCGCAGATCGTGGCCCAGCTGGTGTCCCAGGACGAGGACAAGGACGTGCTCTTCCCCCATCCACCGAGGTCCGCCAAGTCCAGCAGCGCCTTCCAAGCTTTCCTGGTCCGGAGCGCGCCTTTCTGGCACAACGTGACTCTGGAGGCCCAGGCCTCGAGGTCGCCGCCCTCCTAA